From one Marinobacter sp. LV10MA510-1 genomic stretch:
- a CDS encoding type II toxin-antitoxin system RelE/ParE family toxin, with protein sequence MIRSFKHKGLAKFFKSGSTAGIQAAHAKRLRLILGRLNAASDVNDMDLPGLRLHELSGNRTGIWSVTVSGNWRVTFWFEDGDAEIVNYEDYH encoded by the coding sequence ATGATTCGAAGTTTCAAACACAAGGGTCTGGCTAAATTCTTCAAGTCCGGCAGCACCGCAGGGATTCAGGCCGCTCATGCAAAGAGGCTTCGGCTTATTCTCGGTAGGCTAAATGCAGCGTCAGACGTTAATGATATGGACTTACCAGGCCTTCGACTGCACGAGCTCTCGGGGAATCGCACCGGAATTTGGTCAGTGACGGTCAGTGGTAACTGGCGAGTGACGTTCTGGTTTGAGGACGGAGATGCCGAGATAGTGAATTACGAAGATTACCACTGA
- a CDS encoding REP-associated tyrosine transposase, with the protein MARPLRLEFAGALYHVTSRGNRREMIFESDDDRRAFLSVFDEVCETFNWECHAYCLMGNHYHLLIETPDGNLSKGMRQLNGVYTQHFNRTHGRVGHVFQGRYKAILVEKNSYLLELCRYIVLNPVRAAMVRSAIDWPWSSYRATVGYQQGFNALNIDWILAAFGERREAATICYERFVAEGMNQLSPWKQLKNQIYLGSDQFVDDMQRRIERPDMLSEIPSSQRRSLAKSLQHYADVASSRNEAIVLSYSSGGYGMKVIGDFFGLHYSRISRIIREAKRKT; encoded by the coding sequence ATGGCCAGACCGCTGCGACTGGAATTTGCCGGCGCGTTGTACCATGTGACGTCTCGCGGAAATCGACGTGAGATGATTTTTGAATCTGACGATGACCGCCGCGCCTTTTTGTCCGTTTTCGACGAAGTGTGTGAGACTTTCAACTGGGAATGCCACGCCTACTGCCTAATGGGCAATCACTACCATCTTTTGATTGAAACACCTGACGGCAATCTTTCGAAAGGTATGCGCCAACTTAACGGGGTGTACACGCAGCACTTCAATCGAACTCATGGTCGGGTGGGGCATGTTTTTCAGGGACGGTATAAGGCGATCCTGGTTGAGAAAAACAGTTACCTATTGGAGTTGTGTCGATACATCGTTCTAAACCCTGTTCGCGCTGCCATGGTTCGATCTGCAATTGATTGGCCGTGGAGTAGTTATCGGGCGACAGTGGGTTATCAGCAGGGCTTCAATGCACTAAATATAGATTGGATTCTTGCTGCTTTTGGTGAGCGTCGTGAAGCAGCAACAATCTGTTATGAGCGATTCGTAGCTGAAGGCATGAACCAGTTGTCCCCTTGGAAACAATTAAAAAATCAGATTTATCTGGGAAGCGACCAGTTTGTCGATGACATGCAGAGACGGATTGAGAGGCCAGATATGCTGAGCGAGATACCGTCCAGCCAGCGTCGCTCCTTGGCAAAGTCTTTACAGCATTATGCGGATGTTGCTTCCTCTCGGAACGAGGCTATCGTTCTATCCTATTCAAGCGGCGGATACGGCATGAAGGTGATCGGCGATTTCTTTGGGCTGCATTATTCTCGCATAAGCCGGATTATTCGAGAGGCAAAACGCAAGACCTGA
- a CDS encoding type II toxin-antitoxin system RelE/ParE family toxin, producing MVKATSVLQTPTFKKAVKKLKPNQKKDLDLAVKDLMANPNIGEQKKGNLAFLRVHKFKMNKQLTLLGYSFDDGALVLELMALSLHENFYRDTQRKE from the coding sequence TTGGTTAAAGCCACCAGTGTGTTGCAGACCCCTACATTCAAAAAGGCGGTAAAAAAGCTCAAGCCCAATCAGAAGAAAGACCTTGATTTGGCCGTTAAGGACTTAATGGCCAACCCCAACATTGGCGAGCAGAAGAAAGGGAATCTGGCCTTTCTGCGAGTGCATAAGTTCAAAATGAACAAGCAACTGACACTGCTGGGCTATAGTTTTGATGATGGCGCCCTTGTTCTTGAACTGATGGCCCTGAGCTTACACGAAAACTTCTACCGCGATACCCAGCGGAAAGAGTGA
- a CDS encoding CopG family ribbon-helix-helix protein, which yields MSVTTVRLQAEVEQHLEAIAGRLHRSKSWVINQALSEYIEKQQLEQERWTQTLEAMESAAQGKLVDASEVHSWLKSWGIENEQDAPRSGK from the coding sequence ATGAGTGTCACTACAGTTCGTCTTCAAGCAGAAGTTGAGCAGCATCTGGAAGCCATCGCCGGTAGGCTTCATCGGAGTAAGAGCTGGGTAATCAACCAAGCATTGTCGGAATACATAGAAAAGCAGCAGCTAGAGCAGGAGCGATGGACGCAAACGCTGGAAGCAATGGAATCTGCCGCACAAGGCAAGTTGGTTGATGCCAGTGAGGTACACAGTTGGCTTAAGAGTTGGGGAATCGAGAACGAGCAGGATGCGCCGAGATCAGGTAAGTGA
- a CDS encoding transposase: protein MPRFKHYNYDQDTMVVINYREQLQPGTFEHAVHYLIEHKLDLTVFHPKYRNDDTGRLAYDPAILLKIILFAYSKGITSSREIQWCCETNIIFKALSCDTVPHFTTLAKFVSQHADEIEELFEQILLVCHEQGLLGNELFAIDGCKMSSDAAKEWSGTFKELGEKRDKLKRLIRHHLHEHHERDEAETEAELDRDIRRAKIVLSLDESMKKVDHFLKTNSPRMGQGKRLKEVKSNITDNESGKVTTSKGTIQGYNGVATVDKKHQIIIDAQAFGEGQEHHTLKPVLETVQRRYKKLGIADNIYQTGAIVTADTGFANEANMKYLHEHQINGYIPDNRFRSRDPKFADQKAKYGKRPQTPSKSGWKHVIPASEFQFDPVTMTCICPAGESLRHQGTRTDQNGVPRAHFQGRLLQCRHCPKKHQCMQNPSSADHHKGKGRQVSYTLELRRGPTYTDWMKHRVDSQQGKAIYGHRMSVVEPVFGNIGSNKRLNRFSLRSKKKVQGQWQLYCLVHNIEKLANYGQLAA, encoded by the coding sequence ATGCCTCGTTTCAAGCACTACAACTACGACCAAGATACGATGGTCGTCATCAACTACCGAGAGCAGCTCCAGCCCGGCACTTTTGAACACGCCGTTCATTACCTGATTGAGCACAAGCTGGATCTGACGGTGTTTCATCCGAAATATCGCAACGACGACACCGGCCGACTGGCCTACGATCCTGCCATTCTGTTGAAGATCATTCTGTTTGCTTACTCCAAAGGCATCACCTCCAGCCGCGAGATCCAGTGGTGCTGCGAGACCAACATCATCTTTAAAGCGCTGTCTTGCGATACCGTCCCGCACTTCACCACCTTGGCCAAGTTTGTCAGCCAGCACGCCGATGAGATTGAAGAACTGTTCGAGCAAATACTGCTGGTGTGTCATGAGCAGGGGCTTTTGGGCAACGAACTGTTTGCCATCGACGGCTGCAAGATGTCGTCAGACGCGGCGAAGGAATGGTCTGGTACCTTTAAAGAGCTGGGCGAGAAACGGGACAAGCTGAAACGGTTGATTCGCCATCACCTGCATGAACACCACGAGCGGGATGAGGCCGAAACCGAAGCGGAACTGGACCGAGATATTCGACGGGCGAAAATCGTGCTCTCTCTGGATGAGTCCATGAAAAAAGTGGACCACTTCCTAAAGACGAACAGCCCAAGAATGGGCCAGGGGAAACGACTCAAGGAAGTGAAGAGCAACATCACCGATAACGAAAGCGGCAAGGTGACCACCAGCAAAGGCACGATCCAGGGCTATAACGGCGTGGCTACAGTGGACAAAAAACACCAGATTATCATCGATGCTCAAGCCTTCGGTGAAGGCCAGGAACACCATACTTTAAAGCCGGTGTTAGAGACCGTTCAGCGTCGCTATAAAAAGCTGGGCATCGCCGACAACATCTATCAAACCGGCGCGATCGTGACCGCCGACACCGGCTTCGCCAACGAAGCCAATATGAAGTACCTGCATGAACACCAGATCAACGGTTACATCCCGGACAACCGCTTCCGAAGCCGTGATCCCAAGTTCGCAGACCAGAAAGCCAAGTACGGTAAGCGCCCGCAAACCCCATCGAAGAGCGGTTGGAAACACGTGATTCCGGCCAGTGAATTCCAGTTCGACCCGGTTACGATGACGTGCATCTGTCCCGCCGGAGAATCCCTGCGCCACCAAGGCACCCGAACCGACCAAAACGGCGTACCCAGAGCCCACTTCCAAGGGCGACTATTGCAGTGCCGCCACTGCCCAAAAAAGCATCAATGCATGCAGAATCCCAGCTCAGCAGATCACCACAAGGGAAAAGGGAGACAGGTCTCCTACACCCTGGAGCTCAGGCGCGGCCCAACGTATACCGACTGGATGAAACACCGAGTCGATAGCCAGCAAGGCAAAGCGATTTACGGTCATCGCATGTCGGTGGTTGAGCCCGTGTTCGGCAACATCGGCAGCAACAAACGTCTGAATCGCTTCAGCCTGCGGAGCAAAAAGAAGGTGCAGGGTCAGTGGCAGTTGTATTGCCTAGTGCACAACATTGAGAAGCTGGCGAATTATGGGCAGTTGGCGGCATGA
- a CDS encoding HigA family addiction module antitoxin, with protein sequence MLMHNPPHPGEVLRELCLEPLGLSVTAAAEALGVSRKTLSAVLNGRAGISPEMAIRLSIAFDTSAESWLNQQSQYELWHAEQHRKELKVKKLVAA encoded by the coding sequence ATGTTGATGCACAACCCTCCCCACCCGGGTGAAGTCTTGCGAGAACTTTGTCTGGAACCCCTTGGCTTGTCTGTAACGGCTGCCGCAGAAGCATTGGGGGTAAGCCGCAAAACTCTGAGCGCCGTGCTGAACGGCAGGGCTGGTATTAGTCCCGAAATGGCTATTCGGCTTTCTATCGCGTTTGATACCTCGGCAGAGAGTTGGCTGAACCAGCAGTCTCAATATGAACTCTGGCATGCTGAGCAACATCGCAAAGAGCTCAAGGTTAAGAAGCTTGTCGCTGCCTGA
- a CDS encoding M14 family metallopeptidase yields MNTASAPYPIGTPGAPWGDEERAEWLSRQPRQRSYESEVLSVTERLRPRFDVEQYSRLDYDPESYPLMAIRSRDWRDDLPVVLITGGVHGYETSGVHGALQFVDRHAADYAGRVNLLVVPCVSPWAYERIHRWNPNAVDPNRSFRHGSPAEESAALMRLVAPVRDRVLMHIDLHETTDTDETEFRPALAARDGQPFEAAGIPDGFYLVDDSENPQPEFQQAVIAAVEQVTHIAPADDNGEIIGTPVVTRGVIQYPLKQLGLCASITSAPYKTTTEVYPDSPRTTPEQCNAAQAAAVCAAIDYALARQ; encoded by the coding sequence ATGAACACAGCTTCCGCACCCTATCCAATCGGTACGCCCGGCGCTCCTTGGGGCGACGAGGAGCGCGCCGAGTGGTTGTCACGACAGCCCCGGCAACGCAGCTACGAGTCCGAGGTGTTGAGTGTGACCGAGCGCCTGCGCCCGCGCTTCGATGTGGAACAGTATAGCCGTCTGGACTATGACCCCGAAAGCTATCCGCTGATGGCGATCCGCAGTCGCGACTGGCGTGACGATCTGCCGGTCGTGCTGATAACGGGCGGAGTACACGGCTATGAAACCAGCGGAGTTCACGGCGCGTTGCAGTTCGTCGATCGGCATGCGGCGGATTACGCGGGCCGCGTCAACTTGCTGGTTGTGCCCTGTGTTAGCCCTTGGGCTTACGAGCGCATCCATCGTTGGAACCCGAACGCGGTCGACCCGAACCGCTCGTTCCGCCATGGCAGTCCGGCTGAGGAGTCGGCGGCACTCATGCGACTGGTGGCGCCCGTTCGCGATAGAGTGCTGATGCATATCGACCTGCACGAAACCACCGATACCGACGAAACCGAGTTTCGTCCCGCGCTGGCGGCCCGCGACGGCCAGCCGTTCGAGGCGGCTGGGATTCCCGATGGCTTTTATCTGGTCGATGACAGCGAGAACCCGCAGCCTGAATTCCAACAGGCGGTGATCGCGGCGGTGGAGCAGGTCACTCATATCGCTCCGGCCGATGACAACGGCGAGATTATCGGCACACCGGTGGTCACTCGGGGCGTTATCCAGTATCCGCTCAAGCAGCTGGGCCTGTGCGCCAGTATTACCAGCGCCCCATACAAGACCACCACTGAGGTCTATCCCGACAGCCCCCGTACAACGCCCGAGCAATGCAATGCCGCACAAGCTGCCGCAGTGTGTGCGGCTATCGACTACGCGCTGGCGCGTCAGTAA
- a CDS encoding TA system antitoxin ParD family protein yields MATNSIRLDQNLIEKATIMAKALNRTPPKQIEHWAKIGEMMEDNPDLPYEFVRQAIIAQAERDAGKLEAFDFG; encoded by the coding sequence ATGGCCACGAACAGTATTCGCTTAGACCAAAACCTAATTGAAAAGGCCACTATTATGGCCAAAGCGCTTAATCGAACCCCGCCCAAACAAATAGAACATTGGGCAAAAATCGGCGAGATGATGGAAGATAACCCCGACTTACCTTACGAGTTTGTAAGACAGGCCATCATCGCACAGGCAGAGCGGGACGCCGGAAAGCTGGAGGCCTTCGATTTTGGTTAA
- a CDS encoding type II toxin-antitoxin system RelE/ParE family toxin — protein MKLVYTDEVIEDLKRLRAFIAVNNLSAAARIAIELVGKIELLPDFPNMGTQVEMAPVPNSIRDMIFGKYSVRYSVHASVIIILRVWHSLEGER, from the coding sequence GTGAAACTGGTTTACACGGATGAAGTCATTGAAGATTTAAAGCGCCTCAGGGCGTTCATCGCGGTTAACAACCTGTCGGCGGCGGCCAGGATTGCCATCGAATTGGTTGGTAAAATCGAGTTGCTTCCAGATTTCCCCAACATGGGCACACAAGTGGAAATGGCACCGGTGCCTAATTCCATTCGAGATATGATTTTCGGAAAGTACAGTGTTCGATACTCAGTTCACGCCAGTGTCATCATCATTCTGCGGGTATGGCACAGCCTGGAGGGTGAACGATAG
- a CDS encoding DUF4238 domain-containing protein, which produces MSSPKRHHFVPRAYLEGFKEPNSDFLNIYSKRSGLWRRQKANQVMVRNKYYCQSWVPDNVDENILEKGLGNELEPKGLSSLKRLVENPSQLTDDDTANIIAYIEFQRIRVPRQADEEAKCRGQVLRFASALLFRCNHPTLACLNLEPRKEPRSGQTAATGICRCVLSCDVNCRAITNI; this is translated from the coding sequence ATGAGCTCACCTAAACGACATCATTTTGTACCACGTGCTTACCTAGAAGGTTTCAAGGAGCCTAATTCGGACTTCCTGAATATCTACAGTAAGCGGTCAGGGCTCTGGCGGCGCCAGAAAGCCAACCAGGTTATGGTTCGAAATAAATATTACTGTCAGAGCTGGGTGCCGGATAACGTCGATGAGAATATTCTGGAAAAAGGCCTTGGCAATGAGCTGGAGCCGAAAGGACTTAGCTCATTGAAGCGTCTCGTTGAGAATCCTAGCCAGCTGACAGACGACGATACTGCGAACATAATTGCTTATATTGAGTTTCAACGAATCAGGGTTCCGCGACAAGCTGACGAAGAGGCAAAGTGCCGGGGTCAGGTCTTGCGTTTTGCCTCTGCCTTGCTCTTTCGTTGTAATCATCCGACTCTGGCATGTCTCAATTTAGAACCACGGAAGGAGCCAAGGAGTGGCCAGACTGCTGCGACTGGAATTTGCCGGTGCGTTTTATCATGTGACGTTAATTGTCGCGCTATAACGAATATATGA
- a CDS encoding c-type cytochrome: MNYRSILVTALVLGLSTTSAWSATSDNSILEQGQYLVRAADCAACHTKEGGTPYAGGAPIATPFGTVYGTNITPDKEYGIGDYSADEFYHVLTEGELPDGTQLYPAMPYTAYHSIPRQDSDAMYAYLMSLKPVNIEAPETDLSWPFSMRWTLNFWNLMYAGESPGDAKGESRQWQRGRYMVDVLGHCGECHTPRNALGALERDNHLQGGVIAGYEAPSLTSDELAGRGWTPEDLQTFLREGISDQGTMFSEMYTVFHHSTRYLRDEDLKAMSLYLMGENPPEARIVDAGQSAGADSPGRRHYLNVCAGCHGAQGQGVPNVAVAMAGNTTLRLDNGRNLVKVIHDGIGAQKFSGFERMQAMPSFADKLSSAEIAELVNYLRQTWGGLDATIDAAAVDELTAKNE; this comes from the coding sequence ATGAATTATCGCAGCATCCTCGTAACGGCCCTCGTGCTGGGCCTGAGCACCACCAGTGCCTGGAGCGCGACATCAGACAACAGCATCCTGGAGCAGGGTCAGTATCTCGTCCGCGCCGCTGACTGCGCCGCCTGCCATACTAAGGAAGGCGGTACGCCCTACGCGGGCGGAGCTCCGATAGCAACACCATTCGGGACCGTTTACGGCACCAACATCACGCCCGACAAGGAGTACGGCATCGGCGATTACAGTGCCGATGAGTTCTACCACGTGCTGACTGAAGGCGAGCTGCCCGATGGCACCCAACTCTATCCGGCGATGCCGTACACGGCCTACCACAGCATTCCGCGTCAGGATTCGGATGCCATGTACGCCTACCTGATGAGTCTTAAGCCCGTGAACATTGAGGCTCCGGAAACCGACCTCAGCTGGCCGTTCAGCATGCGCTGGACGCTTAACTTCTGGAACCTCATGTACGCCGGCGAGAGCCCCGGCGACGCCAAGGGCGAATCCAGGCAATGGCAGCGGGGTCGTTATATGGTGGATGTTCTGGGACATTGCGGGGAATGCCATACACCGCGCAACGCCTTGGGTGCGCTGGAACGCGACAATCATCTTCAAGGCGGGGTTATTGCCGGCTATGAGGCCCCCAGCCTGACGTCAGACGAACTCGCCGGCCGCGGCTGGACACCCGAGGATCTGCAAACCTTCCTGCGCGAAGGCATCAGCGACCAGGGCACCATGTTCAGTGAGATGTACACCGTCTTTCATCACAGCACCCGCTATCTGCGTGACGAGGACCTGAAGGCCATGAGCCTTTACCTGATGGGCGAAAACCCGCCGGAGGCCCGGATCGTAGACGCAGGGCAAAGTGCAGGCGCCGACAGCCCTGGCCGTCGCCATTACCTCAACGTCTGCGCCGGTTGCCACGGAGCACAAGGCCAAGGGGTGCCTAATGTGGCAGTTGCCATGGCGGGGAATACCACCTTACGTCTCGACAATGGCCGTAACCTGGTGAAGGTAATTCACGACGGTATTGGCGCCCAGAAATTCAGTGGCTTCGAGCGCATGCAGGCCATGCCCAGTTTTGCCGACAAGCTGAGCAGTGCGGAAATCGCCGAACTCGTGAACTATCTGCGCCAGACGTGGGGCGGTCTGGATGCGACCATCGATGCCGCTGCCGTGGACGAGTTGACCGCGAAGAACGAATAA
- a CDS encoding IS3 family transposase (programmed frameshift) — translation MPRYSEERKAAVLKKLLPPQNRSVVSVAAEEGISEVTLYNWLKQCRQQGVPVPGYRNAGDEWSPDAKLAVVIETASMSEAELGAYCRQKGLYSEQVQRWKEACLHGTGLQEGQEKAAQKQQRDARKTIKKLKAEVRRKDRVLAETTSLLVLSKKLEALYGEDGQRGQLTPLTERTRLLNDYDEAVASGAARYKAADLMELSQRTLKRWRRTNGAVKEDQRPQAERVVQPHQLTHAEEAAILDTCNEREYQSLPPSQIVPRLADKGLYLASESSFYRVLKKHQQLNHRGRMKPPRKVPEPTSFTATGPNQVWSWDISYCPSEVRGQHWYLYLIMDIYSRKIVAWEIHEAESGELAKKLIDRALLRERCWQNPPVLHSDNGAPMTSYTLKARLAELGMLMSHSRPRVSNDNPYSESLFKTLKYCPKWPAKGFSSLTAVRKWMLLFEQAYNEEHLHSGINFVTPAQRHQGVDAELLAKREAVYERAKSLNPRRWSGDIRNWKVAGAVSLNPGKLQEIERNKQAA, via the exons ATGCCACGTTATTCCGAGGAACGTAAAGCGGCCGTGTTGAAGAAGTTGTTGCCTCCGCAGAACCGCAGTGTGGTGTCGGTGGCCGCAGAGGAAGGCATATCCGAAGTGACTCTGTACAATTGGTTAAAACAATGCCGACAACAAGGGGTGCCTGTGCCGGGTTATCGTAATGCTGGAGACGAGTGGTCTCCTGATGCCAAGTTGGCCGTCGTGATCGAAACGGCGTCTATGTCCGAAGCTGAACTGGGTGCGTATTGCCGCCAGAAAGGTCTTTATTCCGAGCAGGTGCAGCGCTGGAAAGAGGCTTGTCTTCACGGTACCGGCCTGCAAGAAGGGCAAGAGAAAGCCGCTCAGAAACAGCAGCGTGATGCCCGTAAAACCATCAAAAAGCTGAAGGCGGAAGTTCGCCGTAAAGACCGGGTTCTGGCAGAAACGACCTCGTTGTTGGTGCTGTCAAAAAAGCTCGAAGCCTTGTACGGCGAGGAC GGACAGCGAGGACAGCTAACACCGCTGACCGAGCGTACAAGGCTTTTAAACGACTATGACGAAGCTGTCGCCAGTGGCGCAGCCCGGTACAAGGCGGCCGATTTGATGGAGCTGAGCCAGCGCACGTTGAAGCGCTGGCGACGCACTAATGGCGCTGTGAAGGAGGATCAACGTCCGCAAGCGGAGCGCGTTGTGCAGCCACACCAGCTCACTCACGCTGAAGAAGCGGCCATCCTGGACACCTGCAATGAACGGGAGTATCAGAGCTTGCCACCGTCCCAGATCGTGCCTCGACTGGCTGACAAAGGGCTTTACCTGGCGTCTGAGTCCTCGTTTTACCGAGTTCTCAAAAAGCACCAGCAATTGAATCATCGGGGCCGCATGAAACCGCCGCGCAAGGTCCCTGAGCCCACCAGCTTTACCGCCACAGGCCCGAACCAGGTGTGGAGCTGGGACATCAGTTACTGTCCTTCAGAGGTGCGCGGCCAGCACTGGTATCTGTATCTGATCATGGACATCTACAGTCGCAAAATCGTGGCTTGGGAAATCCACGAAGCAGAGTCCGGCGAGCTTGCCAAAAAGCTCATTGATCGAGCCCTGTTGCGCGAGAGATGTTGGCAAAACCCACCGGTGCTGCATTCAGATAATGGCGCTCCGATGACGTCCTACACGTTGAAAGCGCGGCTGGCAGAATTGGGTATGTTGATGTCGCACAGCCGGCCAAGGGTGAGCAACGATAACCCGTACTCAGAGTCGTTGTTCAAGACGCTGAAGTACTGCCCAAAGTGGCCCGCCAAGGGCTTTTCATCACTCACGGCGGTGCGCAAATGGATGCTGTTGTTCGAGCAGGCCTACAACGAGGAGCACCTGCACAGCGGCATCAACTTCGTGACGCCTGCACAACGGCACCAGGGTGTTGATGCAGAGTTGTTAGCCAAACGCGAAGCGGTTTATGAACGAGCAAAGAGTCTGAATCCAAGGCGTTGGTCTGGTGACATTCGAAACTGGAAGGTCGCCGGAGCCGTGTCCCTCAACCCTGGAAAACTGCAGGAAATTGAGCGCAATAAACAGGCTGCTTAA
- a CDS encoding (2Fe-2S)-binding protein, which translates to MPARSLEVTINGQVQPVEDIPEELMMLDYLHEYRNLTGTRFGCGKGMCRACTVIVDKPDGSSEEVRTCITGAHYFNGKKIRTVEGHAQRDEEGHIETLSTVQQQFLEHFSFQCSYCAPGFVNAATVLVERLQRQPIARSQLENTISEALESHICRCTGYVRYFEAVRDAVLKTPGTTKEAS; encoded by the coding sequence ATCCCGGCGCGTTCACTGGAGGTCACGATTAACGGACAGGTTCAGCCGGTTGAGGACATCCCCGAAGAGCTAATGATGCTCGACTACCTGCACGAATACCGCAACCTCACCGGCACCCGGTTCGGCTGTGGTAAGGGCATGTGCCGCGCCTGCACGGTGATCGTTGACAAGCCCGACGGCAGCAGCGAGGAAGTGCGCACCTGCATCACCGGTGCCCACTACTTTAATGGCAAGAAAATCCGCACGGTTGAAGGGCACGCACAACGAGACGAAGAAGGCCATATCGAGACCCTCTCCACGGTGCAACAGCAGTTCCTGGAGCATTTCTCCTTCCAGTGCAGCTATTGCGCCCCAGGTTTCGTCAATGCTGCCACCGTTCTGGTGGAGCGTCTGCAGCGGCAGCCGATCGCGCGTTCACAGCTGGAAAACACCATCAGCGAGGCACTGGAATCGCACATCTGCCGATGTACCGGCTATGTGCGTTATTTTGAAGCCGTCCGCGATGCCGTTCTGAAGACACCGGGCACCACCAAAGAGGCGAGCTGA